From Pirellulales bacterium, the proteins below share one genomic window:
- the cas2 gene encoding CRISPR-associated endonuclease Cas2 produces the protein MWLVVMFDLPVDTKKARRNYARFRKDLLEDGFTQMQYSIYLRHCASQENADVHTYRVERRVPPDGEVRILTITDKQFERMRIFWGKIRRAPETAPAQLQLF, from the coding sequence ATGTGGTTGGTGGTGATGTTCGATCTGCCTGTCGATACGAAGAAGGCGCGGCGGAATTACGCGCGCTTTCGGAAGGATCTGCTTGAAGACGGGTTCACACAGATGCAATACTCAATTTACTTGCGGCATTGCGCAAGCCAGGAGAATGCGGATGTGCATACGTACCGAGTCGAGCGTCGAGTGCCCCCGGACGGCGAGGTACGGATTCTCACCATCACGGACAAGCAGTTTGAGCGGATGCGGATTTTCTGGGGGAAAATCCGCCGTGCGCCCGAGACTGCGCCCGCTCAGTTGCAGCTTTTCTGA
- the cas1 gene encoding type II CRISPR-associated endonuclease Cas1: MIKHTIEISSAPVHLATEHRQLLLKRDGEVVGRVACEDVGVVVVDHPATTYSHGALRALMESDAAVVICGHDHLPAGILLPLADHAEVVWRVDLQVSVSRPLKKRLWQQIVAAKIRAQAENLAGTPIAQRKLLAFADEVRSGDGTLREAQAARVYWQHWLLSEDPQARVTDERFRRLRDGASPNALLNYGYAILRAALARALVAAGLLPALGIQHRHRANAFCLADDLIEPLRPIVDERVRELYWAGQNELDQPTKAALLELLTLPMSSSAGVEGPLMVALHRYVGSLVRSYESKSLQLEIPRACE; the protein is encoded by the coding sequence GTGATCAAGCACACGATCGAAATATCCTCGGCTCCGGTCCACCTCGCGACGGAGCATCGTCAATTGCTGCTCAAGCGCGACGGTGAAGTCGTTGGGCGCGTGGCGTGCGAGGACGTCGGCGTGGTGGTGGTAGACCATCCCGCCACGACGTACTCGCACGGCGCATTGCGGGCGCTCATGGAGTCGGACGCAGCCGTCGTGATTTGCGGGCACGACCACTTGCCCGCCGGCATTCTGTTACCCTTGGCGGATCACGCCGAGGTCGTGTGGCGTGTCGATTTGCAGGTCTCGGTCAGTCGCCCCCTGAAGAAGCGTCTCTGGCAGCAGATCGTCGCGGCGAAGATTCGCGCGCAGGCGGAGAATCTTGCCGGCACGCCGATCGCACAACGCAAGTTACTGGCGTTCGCCGATGAAGTGCGTTCAGGCGATGGCACGCTGCGTGAGGCGCAGGCCGCGCGTGTGTATTGGCAACACTGGCTCTTGAGCGAGGATCCGCAGGCCCGGGTGACGGACGAACGATTTCGGCGCCTCCGCGACGGAGCTTCGCCGAATGCCCTGCTGAACTATGGCTATGCCATCCTGCGCGCCGCGCTAGCACGCGCGCTCGTGGCGGCGGGATTGTTGCCGGCGCTGGGGATTCAACATCGCCACCGCGCGAACGCCTTCTGCCTAGCAGACGACTTGATCGAGCCGCTACGACCGATCGTGGACGAGCGCGTCCGCGAGTTGTACTGGGCAGGTCAGAATGAATTGGACCAACCCACCAAGGCAGCGCTTTTGGAACTGTTGACGCTGCCGATGTCGTCGTCGGCGGGAGTCGAGGGGCCACTCATGGTGGCGCTGCACCGTTATGTTGGTTCGCTAGTGCGGTCGTACGAATCGAAATCGCTCCAGTTGGAGATTCCGCGCGCGTGCGAATAA
- the cas9 gene encoding type II CRISPR RNA-guided endonuclease Cas9 (Cas9, originally named Csn1, is the large, multifunctional signature protein of type II CRISPR/Cas systems. It is well known even to general audiences because its RNA-guided endonuclease activity has made it a popular tool for custom editing of eukaryotic genomes.), with product MVRSCFKLQGGIFHHHDFECILEGQMSDLTLGLDLGPTSVGWALIDEQGGEIHGCGVRVFPEGVDRDTKGTELSKNAQRRLARAARRQIARRARRKRLLRRLLVAAGLLPLSAIYPREHMDRVAWEQQAFQAADPYFLRAKALSERLTHDELGRVLLHLAQRRGFLSNRKADKERAKETSDMLKEISDLEAELDGKTLGQYLHDLRGTNAGQQHQVRLRGRHTRRDMYEREFKAIWQAQSAYYSDLLTDVLREKVQRAIFFQRPLHKPSPSLIGRCELDETGRLPRCARADRRAQRFRLYLEVNNLRILDASTGLERALSTEERAQLVKYLSSAKERSFDAIRKKLFDQPESIFFNLERGGRSKLLGMQSDDALSKPKALGKTWQKLDEGLKDRIVAAIIDADEDRLRHLLRQGDLDPVKAADLLDVALPEGYASYSLHAIKRLLPHVERGLPLSSRDENEPCALREAGYLMPWDRAQQKQAELPHPPNITNPLVRQALHEVRKVVNAILRDLVYRRGHRLTRIHVELAREVRGTARQRQERTKEMRDREKLRDGAAERIRELGYKPTRDAIDRYLLWEEQDKVCIYSGRLISVSQLFGGEIDIDHILPRQRSLDNSLMNKVVCFRAENSQGVHRDAKGNRTPYEWLAASNPEKFEQVEQRAKKLPYPKFKRFTQRDLDLEDFFARQYVDTTYITSQVAEYVRPLGADVICPKGQHTATLRRLWGLDTILREMEDSPAWHEALELPPGEKNRLDHRHHAIDAVVIALMNRSRLQQLASYLGTDEAQPGSVGMEPWPQFRRSVEQAVRDVNVSHRVRRKVAGVLHEDTIYGPTAKPGEVSVRKDLTALTASMIADIRDPIVQQRIVERLAQFGVVPGRGGDKIPADVWREPLWLNAEKRIPVRRVRLTKRDESMVPLIAGKKLVKPGSVHHVCIFEDVTGKKIRWYAKYVTMLDAARRIRRHEALVQRHDPENPQSRFVMSLCKGDLMLTEFLGKKRLVLVTTMVTTQKRIHVVDAMDARPGAKRKDIGKTANSLQGARKVIVDPRGQIRWAND from the coding sequence GTGGTACGATCATGTTTCAAGCTACAGGGCGGCATTTTTCATCATCACGACTTTGAGTGCATTTTGGAGGGGCAAATGAGCGATCTCACGCTTGGATTGGATTTGGGACCGACGTCGGTAGGTTGGGCGCTGATCGACGAGCAAGGGGGAGAGATTCACGGTTGCGGTGTCCGCGTTTTCCCCGAAGGTGTTGATCGCGACACCAAAGGCACCGAGCTTTCCAAGAACGCACAACGACGTCTTGCGCGAGCAGCTCGCAGACAGATTGCGCGACGAGCGCGACGCAAGCGGCTACTACGTCGATTGCTTGTGGCTGCTGGATTGCTGCCACTAAGCGCCATCTACCCTCGCGAGCATATGGATCGAGTTGCATGGGAGCAGCAGGCCTTCCAAGCAGCGGACCCGTACTTTCTGCGAGCGAAGGCCCTTTCCGAACGTCTGACGCACGATGAACTCGGGCGAGTATTATTGCACCTGGCGCAGCGCCGAGGATTTCTCTCGAATCGGAAGGCCGATAAAGAGCGTGCCAAAGAAACGTCCGACATGCTGAAGGAGATCAGCGATCTCGAGGCTGAACTAGACGGAAAGACATTGGGACAGTATCTGCACGACCTACGTGGGACGAACGCAGGGCAGCAGCATCAAGTGCGTTTGCGCGGCCGGCATACACGGCGTGACATGTATGAGCGAGAGTTCAAGGCCATTTGGCAGGCGCAATCAGCGTACTACTCTGATCTGCTGACGGACGTCTTGCGTGAGAAAGTGCAGCGAGCGATTTTCTTCCAACGCCCCCTGCACAAGCCGTCTCCGAGCCTGATCGGCCGCTGCGAGCTGGACGAGACGGGGAGGCTCCCGCGCTGTGCGCGCGCGGATCGGCGCGCGCAGCGGTTTCGGCTGTACCTGGAAGTGAACAACTTGCGAATTCTCGACGCTAGTACGGGGCTCGAGCGGGCGCTGAGCACGGAGGAACGCGCGCAATTAGTCAAGTATCTGTCGAGCGCGAAGGAGCGCAGCTTCGACGCGATTCGCAAGAAACTCTTCGATCAACCGGAATCGATTTTCTTCAATCTCGAGCGAGGCGGACGGTCGAAGCTATTGGGAATGCAGTCGGACGATGCATTGTCGAAGCCCAAGGCGCTGGGGAAGACCTGGCAAAAGCTCGACGAAGGCCTGAAAGATCGTATCGTGGCCGCGATCATCGATGCCGACGAGGATCGCTTGCGACATCTTCTGCGCCAAGGTGACCTGGATCCGGTCAAAGCAGCCGACCTGCTCGACGTGGCGCTGCCCGAGGGTTACGCCAGCTATAGCTTGCACGCTATTAAGCGACTATTGCCGCACGTCGAACGAGGATTGCCGCTCTCGTCGCGCGATGAGAACGAACCGTGTGCGTTGCGCGAGGCTGGCTACCTCATGCCCTGGGATCGAGCGCAGCAGAAGCAGGCAGAACTCCCTCATCCACCTAATATTACGAATCCGTTGGTGCGACAGGCGCTCCACGAGGTGCGCAAGGTGGTGAATGCGATCCTACGAGATCTCGTTTACCGGCGTGGGCATCGGCTTACGAGAATTCACGTTGAGCTGGCGCGCGAGGTGCGCGGCACGGCACGGCAGCGACAGGAGCGAACGAAGGAGATGCGTGACCGTGAGAAGCTGCGCGATGGAGCCGCGGAGCGCATTCGCGAGCTGGGTTACAAGCCGACGCGAGATGCCATTGATCGCTATTTGCTGTGGGAGGAGCAAGACAAGGTCTGTATCTACAGCGGTCGCTTGATCAGCGTCTCGCAGCTATTCGGCGGCGAGATCGATATCGATCATATCTTGCCTCGTCAACGAAGTCTCGATAACTCGTTGATGAACAAAGTGGTCTGCTTCCGCGCGGAAAACAGTCAGGGGGTGCATCGCGATGCGAAAGGCAATCGCACGCCGTACGAATGGCTCGCCGCGAGCAACCCTGAAAAGTTCGAGCAGGTAGAGCAGCGTGCCAAGAAGCTCCCGTATCCGAAGTTCAAGCGTTTTACACAGCGGGATCTCGACTTGGAGGATTTCTTTGCGCGACAGTACGTCGACACGACGTACATTACTTCGCAGGTTGCGGAGTACGTGCGACCGTTGGGAGCGGATGTAATTTGTCCCAAGGGGCAACACACGGCCACACTCCGCCGACTGTGGGGGCTCGACACGATTCTGCGAGAGATGGAGGACAGCCCCGCGTGGCACGAAGCCCTGGAGCTACCACCCGGCGAGAAAAATCGTCTGGACCACCGGCATCATGCCATCGACGCCGTGGTAATTGCGCTGATGAACCGTTCGCGGTTGCAACAATTGGCGTCGTATCTCGGGACGGACGAAGCACAGCCGGGGTCGGTGGGCATGGAGCCCTGGCCGCAGTTTCGGCGCAGTGTCGAGCAGGCAGTCCGAGACGTTAACGTCTCGCATCGGGTGCGGCGTAAGGTGGCTGGCGTGTTGCACGAGGACACGATCTATGGACCGACGGCCAAACCGGGTGAGGTCTCCGTGCGCAAAGATCTTACAGCCCTAACTGCCTCTATGATCGCAGACATTCGTGATCCGATAGTCCAGCAACGGATTGTCGAACGCCTAGCACAATTCGGAGTCGTTCCAGGTCGGGGAGGAGACAAGATCCCTGCTGATGTTTGGCGCGAACCGCTTTGGTTAAACGCTGAGAAGCGCATCCCTGTTCGGCGTGTGCGACTTACGAAGCGCGACGAATCAATGGTCCCACTCATCGCAGGAAAAAAGCTCGTCAAACCCGGAAGCGTGCATCATGTATGCATCTTCGAGGATGTGACCGGCAAAAAGATACGATGGTACGCTAAATACGTAACTATGCTTGATGCCGCGCGCCGTATCAGGCGTCATGAAGCACTTGTCCAACGCCATGATCCAGAAAACCCTCAATCGCGTTTCGTCATGTCCCTCTGCAAAGGTGACTTGATGTTGACTGAGTTCTTGGGAAAGAAAAGACTCGTCCTCGTAACCACAATGGTTACGACGCAGAAGCGTATTCACGTGGTGGATGCAATGGACGCTCGGCCAGGCGCAAAGCGAAAGGATATCGGCAAGACAGCCAATAGCTTACAAGGGGCAAGAAAAGTGATCGTGGATCCACGGGGGCAGATTCGTTGGGCCAACGATTAA
- a CDS encoding helix-turn-helix transcriptional regulator → MTPAEREADERNRADRRFTRLLMRAFKKFAALDDRERRLLVERRLARKNAGAHEAEGARGAREESRRSVEQQKRVGERPAGGDGPVEESTWDLLMRHVRADRAESGALGAREVSGRSGEEERERNATGDVVGRRRRKRKGKRAAYEDRSAGEETWDSGAEEPEAEEREESDVAEPEGREAEGAEGEERWERELDEVFLALASRTRRRMLDALYEERGQTVAQLARAVGRGHETVRKHVAVLERAGLVRSERRRGRRGQCYLDGTRLERLRWGWIGKF, encoded by the coding sequence ATGACGCCGGCAGAGCGCGAGGCGGACGAGCGGAATCGCGCGGATCGTCGGTTCACGCGGTTGCTGATGCGGGCGTTCAAGAAGTTCGCAGCGCTCGACGATCGTGAGCGACGGCTCTTGGTGGAACGCAGGCTGGCGCGAAAGAATGCCGGGGCACATGAGGCGGAGGGCGCGCGCGGCGCGAGAGAGGAGAGCAGGAGGTCGGTTGAGCAGCAGAAGCGGGTGGGGGAGCGCCCTGCTGGGGGTGATGGCCCTGTCGAGGAATCGACTTGGGATCTCTTGATGCGGCACGTCCGGGCTGACCGAGCGGAGAGCGGCGCGCTTGGCGCGAGAGAGGTGAGCGGGAGATCAGGTGAGGAGGAGAGGGAGAGGAATGCGACGGGGGATGTTGTGGGGCGGCGCCGAAGAAAGAGGAAGGGGAAACGTGCTGCGTACGAGGATCGCAGCGCGGGGGAGGAGACCTGGGATTCCGGTGCTGAGGAGCCAGAGGCCGAGGAGCGGGAGGAGAGTGACGTCGCGGAGCCAGAGGGGAGAGAAGCCGAGGGGGCAGAGGGGGAGGAGCGATGGGAGCGGGAACTGGATGAGGTGTTCCTGGCGCTGGCGAGCAGGACGCGGCGGCGGATGCTGGATGCTTTGTATGAGGAGCGAGGGCAGACGGTGGCGCAGTTAGCCCGAGCCGTGGGGCGCGGTCACGAGACGGTGCGAAAGCACGTGGCGGTGCTGGAGCGTGCGGGACTGGTGAGGTCGGAGCGGCGCCGTGGGCGGCGCGGGCAGTGTTATCTGGATGGGACGAGGTTGGAGCGGCTGCGCTGGGGGTGGATTGGGAAGTTTTGA
- a CDS encoding CHAT domain-containing protein: MPHPSDRLGADRAVPPAASVARLGGRFVLAAMLCLGGFRAALWADPPVPGRQGPPDATAAARPTLDPRYLELERLEADVQRLEREDQLDEALEVALKLLALGREIHQGKPHREIAASCDYLVRLYEQTGDFDHARRYADEQIKLVEAIYGRQGWRLAEARRRRALVDRRAAMDPDERWQLFNARRQADRLAKEDRFNEALPLARQAAEIEIQRLKEGDYYAILALRRTAELSLQAGQLEQVERTLKACLRDLERLVGRDHPSIGDTLDLLAGYHRAQRDYEAALPLHREAAENFRRVYDADDPQMAVALNNLAVSYDELQFYDEAVPRYREALRIMRLRHADNYHDVRSIRENLARVLVNQGDVAFAEEDYTAAIKLFSEAEQERSLCAGPDHWQTIDARRAVLRARRLLAMSEKQRAQYRAAVEAYDQASLLGSEGKPAEALAAAEKALESFRELFGEEDRWIPNCLNEMANHLSSLERYDESRARYDEAGILIRRLLGENHFEIGINLYNMGNLLERMGQNDQAIEKYREVVDLQAKILGKTDPEYADSLRVLGYSYRDRGDYQLAEPLLQEAVDILRPAQAEYPAYYTNAVYDLAALYRLRGEYGRAEPLLREAMLNSVQVFGEESHETALYTNQLAIIYDEQQKHAEASELYQRAIELHTALEGRDSSNVATTLDNLGRLYAEDRKYELAEPLLAEALAIRVRLLGRNHADVHASLAHLAGLYLDQQNYQDAEPLLVEAAEVCRKTNGPTSPLYAERLIALASLYDSTSRAALAAQQRQGALDAIEQGLADEDKQRLQRHLNDFVSTLDNLANQFQQHDDFTPAIRARRLRWDAVERLFGQDHWRTTNARFDLAELQQTADMPAADRTELTEASNLMTAASDAESKGQFQEAAELTTQALEIRRRLLGDDNRYTIVSLSSLGSLHRKLGDYEHARAEAEEALARRRKLLGEGHPDVTIDMSFLGILCRKMGDFERTKELYHAVLERDLATHGETSTQVASDMNNLAVLYEDMGRPSQALPFARHSVEIHTQLNGEQHVDTLNAINTLAAVYLAMGDTERAVPLFGRIMRLYRELLGPEHPDYLESLNTAAIVCSDNSAYDMAEDFFRQALEGRAKVLGKDHPDYASTLNGFANMHWRQNKLDQAAAEHAEVLAIRQRRLGPRHTLTAQTQSSLARVYIEMARYDEAEKLLQAALETRRAVLEPTSPHIASTLYGLAILYLTTDRPQEALAALEESISLDQRQLEGIAAFASEPSLREFLRSIGYKYDRLMALAATRPDDPAMTRAALTWTLRRKSVILDTLCEYRAAESVFRHDPRIAGQLDQVKQLRQQATDLALSPPPGMTLDEVSKKQLALRDQARDIEENIREELNRRRLHQEKTEVTIQSVRASLPPGSALVEYIRFPTYVYQGPSANRELGDHYGAFVIAPGSTDAQFVDLGPAEAIDEAVSRMRQSIEDAPRELQLSSEADLEADYAEVGRHLAELIFDPLRPALGKAQEIFIAPDRELNRVPFAALVADSGQYLLENFDIAYLSCGRDLLRDFPRSGEGTLVFAGPDYDLATPARKERAEEVLAAVDEPLEIQLAERSAPVDVDLRALRWNRLPGAEGEANDVDTALVGSTYAPVSLYVGPNALEDVFKAVHSPRILHIATHGFFLTASEQGPGSIERGPGESAEIGAGAAGGIARLRLNANPLLRSGIVLAGANDLATDPAAAASIEDGWVTAEEISLLDFRGTELVVLSACESGLGDIDTRDGVYGLRRAFFHAGAHNLLTSLFKVPDVETRRLMAAFYRSLAQGQTKLAALHAAQRKILADRRAEGQAAHPFFWASFILVGEGE, from the coding sequence ATGCCCCATCCCAGTGACCGCCTCGGCGCGGATCGTGCCGTACCGCCGGCCGCCAGCGTAGCGCGCCTCGGCGGCCGGTTCGTGCTCGCCGCGATGCTCTGTCTCGGCGGATTTCGTGCGGCGCTGTGGGCCGATCCGCCTGTTCCCGGCCGCCAGGGCCCCCCCGATGCCACGGCCGCGGCGCGACCGACTCTCGATCCGCGCTATCTCGAGCTAGAACGCCTCGAAGCGGACGTGCAGCGTCTGGAGCGCGAAGACCAGCTCGACGAGGCCCTCGAAGTGGCGCTAAAATTGCTCGCGCTCGGTCGCGAGATCCATCAGGGCAAGCCCCACCGCGAGATTGCCGCCTCGTGCGATTATCTCGTGCGGCTGTACGAGCAGACTGGCGACTTCGACCACGCCCGGCGCTACGCCGACGAACAGATCAAGCTCGTCGAAGCCATCTACGGCCGCCAAGGCTGGCGCTTGGCCGAAGCGCGCCGCCGCCGGGCATTGGTCGATCGCCGCGCCGCGATGGACCCCGACGAGCGTTGGCAGCTCTTCAACGCCCGGCGCCAGGCCGACCGGCTCGCCAAAGAAGATCGCTTCAACGAGGCGCTCCCCTTGGCCCGCCAGGCCGCCGAGATCGAGATCCAGCGCCTGAAAGAAGGCGACTATTACGCCATCCTCGCCCTGCGGCGCACGGCCGAGCTCAGCTTGCAGGCCGGACAACTCGAGCAGGTCGAGCGGACGCTAAAAGCATGCCTGCGCGATCTCGAGCGCCTCGTGGGCCGCGATCACCCGTCGATCGGCGACACCCTCGATCTGCTGGCCGGCTACCACCGGGCACAGCGCGACTACGAAGCGGCACTCCCCCTGCATCGCGAGGCCGCCGAGAACTTCCGCCGCGTTTACGACGCCGACGATCCGCAAATGGCCGTGGCGCTCAATAACCTGGCCGTCTCGTACGACGAGTTGCAGTTCTACGACGAGGCCGTGCCCCGCTACCGCGAGGCACTACGCATCATGCGGCTGCGCCACGCCGACAATTACCACGACGTGCGCTCCATACGCGAGAATCTCGCCCGCGTCCTCGTCAACCAGGGAGACGTCGCCTTCGCCGAAGAAGACTATACCGCGGCGATCAAGCTCTTCTCCGAGGCCGAGCAGGAACGCTCCTTATGCGCCGGGCCCGACCACTGGCAAACCATCGACGCGCGTCGCGCCGTCCTGCGGGCCAGGCGCCTCTTGGCGATGAGCGAAAAGCAACGCGCACAATACCGAGCGGCCGTCGAAGCGTACGACCAGGCCTCGCTGCTCGGGAGCGAAGGAAAACCGGCCGAGGCGCTGGCCGCCGCCGAAAAAGCCCTCGAGAGCTTCCGCGAGCTCTTCGGCGAGGAAGATCGCTGGATTCCCAACTGCCTCAACGAGATGGCCAACCACCTCTCCTCGCTCGAACGCTACGACGAATCACGCGCGCGATACGACGAAGCCGGCATTCTCATTCGTCGCCTGCTGGGAGAAAACCACTTCGAGATCGGCATCAACCTGTACAACATGGGCAACCTGCTGGAGCGGATGGGCCAGAACGATCAGGCCATCGAAAAATACCGCGAGGTCGTCGACCTGCAGGCCAAAATTCTCGGCAAGACCGATCCCGAGTACGCCGATTCCCTCCGCGTGCTGGGCTACTCGTACCGCGATCGGGGAGACTACCAACTGGCCGAGCCGCTGCTGCAAGAAGCGGTCGACATCCTGCGTCCCGCGCAGGCCGAGTATCCCGCCTACTATACGAACGCTGTCTACGACCTGGCCGCCCTCTACCGTCTGCGGGGCGAATACGGCCGGGCCGAACCCCTGCTGCGCGAGGCGATGCTGAACTCCGTTCAGGTCTTCGGCGAAGAAAGTCACGAAACGGCGCTGTACACCAATCAGTTGGCCATCATCTACGACGAACAGCAAAAGCATGCCGAGGCGAGCGAGCTGTACCAGCGCGCCATCGAACTGCACACGGCGCTCGAAGGACGCGACAGCTCGAATGTCGCCACGACGCTCGACAATCTCGGCCGGCTTTATGCCGAAGACAGGAAGTACGAGCTGGCCGAGCCCCTGCTGGCCGAGGCCCTGGCCATCCGCGTTCGCCTGCTCGGCCGCAATCACGCCGACGTCCACGCGAGCCTGGCCCACCTGGCGGGGCTCTACCTCGATCAGCAAAACTATCAGGATGCCGAGCCCTTGTTGGTCGAAGCGGCCGAAGTCTGCCGCAAAACCAATGGGCCGACCAGCCCTCTCTATGCCGAGCGCCTGATCGCGCTGGCCAGCCTCTACGACTCCACCTCGCGCGCCGCACTGGCAGCGCAACAACGCCAGGGGGCCCTCGACGCAATCGAGCAGGGCCTCGCCGACGAAGACAAGCAACGCCTGCAGCGACATCTAAACGACTTTGTCTCCACGCTCGACAATCTTGCCAATCAATTCCAGCAACACGACGACTTTACCCCCGCCATTCGCGCGCGACGCCTGCGCTGGGATGCGGTCGAACGTCTCTTCGGCCAGGATCACTGGCGAACGACGAACGCGCGGTTCGATCTGGCCGAATTGCAGCAGACGGCGGACATGCCGGCGGCCGACCGCACCGAACTGACCGAGGCCTCGAACCTGATGACCGCCGCGTCCGACGCGGAAAGCAAGGGACAGTTTCAAGAAGCCGCCGAGCTGACCACCCAGGCGCTAGAAATCCGCCGCCGCCTGCTGGGGGACGACAATCGTTACACGATCGTCTCCCTGAGCTCGTTGGGATCGCTCCACCGCAAGCTCGGCGACTACGAGCACGCCCGTGCCGAGGCCGAAGAGGCGCTCGCGCGGCGTCGCAAGCTCTTGGGCGAAGGGCATCCCGACGTCACGATCGACATGTCGTTCCTGGGTATCCTCTGCCGCAAGATGGGGGACTTCGAGCGGACCAAGGAGCTCTATCACGCCGTCCTCGAGCGCGATCTCGCGACTCATGGCGAGACGAGCACGCAGGTCGCCAGCGACATGAACAACCTGGCCGTGCTGTACGAGGACATGGGACGCCCCTCGCAAGCCTTGCCCTTCGCCCGGCACTCGGTCGAGATCCACACTCAGCTCAACGGCGAGCAGCACGTCGACACGCTCAATGCCATCAACACCCTGGCCGCGGTCTATTTGGCCATGGGAGATACCGAGCGTGCCGTGCCCCTCTTCGGCCGCATCATGCGGCTCTATCGCGAATTGTTGGGACCGGAGCATCCCGACTATCTCGAGAGCTTGAACACGGCCGCGATCGTCTGCTCGGATAATAGCGCTTACGACATGGCGGAAGATTTCTTTCGCCAGGCGCTCGAGGGGCGCGCCAAGGTGCTGGGCAAAGATCATCCCGACTACGCCAGCACCCTGAATGGGTTCGCCAATATGCATTGGCGCCAAAACAAGCTCGACCAGGCGGCCGCCGAGCACGCCGAGGTGCTCGCGATCCGCCAGCGTCGGCTCGGCCCCCGACACACCCTGACCGCGCAAACGCAGAGCAGCCTGGCCCGCGTCTACATCGAGATGGCGCGTTATGACGAAGCCGAGAAGTTGCTCCAGGCCGCACTCGAGACTCGCCGCGCCGTCCTCGAACCGACGAGCCCACACATCGCCAGCACGCTCTACGGACTGGCCATCCTCTACCTGACCACCGATCGCCCTCAGGAGGCACTCGCCGCGCTGGAAGAGAGCATCTCGCTCGACCAGCGACAACTCGAAGGGATCGCCGCATTCGCCTCGGAACCGTCGCTGCGCGAGTTCTTGCGGTCGATCGGATACAAGTACGATCGCCTGATGGCGCTCGCGGCGACGCGCCCCGACGACCCCGCCATGACCCGCGCCGCCCTGACGTGGACGCTGCGTCGCAAGTCGGTCATTCTCGACACGCTCTGCGAATACCGGGCCGCGGAAAGCGTCTTCCGTCACGACCCGCGCATCGCCGGCCAGCTCGATCAGGTGAAGCAACTCCGGCAGCAGGCGACCGATCTGGCCCTCTCGCCGCCGCCCGGTATGACGCTGGACGAGGTGAGCAAGAAACAGCTCGCGCTCCGCGACCAGGCGCGCGACATCGAGGAGAACATTCGCGAGGAGCTAAATCGCCGCCGCCTGCACCAGGAAAAAACCGAGGTCACGATCCAATCGGTGAGGGCCAGCCTCCCCCCAGGCTCGGCCCTCGTCGAGTACATTCGCTTTCCGACCTACGTCTACCAGGGTCCAAGCGCGAACCGCGAATTGGGCGATCATTACGGCGCCTTCGTGATCGCCCCCGGCTCGACCGACGCGCAATTCGTCGATCTTGGACCCGCCGAGGCCATCGACGAAGCCGTGAGCCGCATGCGGCAGAGCATCGAGGATGCGCCGCGCGAGCTGCAACTCTCGTCCGAAGCCGACCTCGAAGCCGACTATGCAGAGGTCGGACGACACCTGGCAGAACTCATCTTCGACCCGTTGCGCCCCGCGCTCGGCAAGGCCCAAGAGATCTTCATCGCGCCCGATCGCGAGCTGAATCGAGTCCCGTTCGCGGCGCTCGTTGCCGACAGCGGGCAGTACCTGCTCGAGAATTTCGACATCGCTTATCTCTCCTGCGGACGCGATCTGCTGCGCGATTTTCCGCGCTCGGGCGAAGGCACGCTCGTCTTTGCCGGACCCGACTACGATCTGGCGACCCCCGCTCGTAAAGAACGGGCCGAAGAGGTGCTGGCCGCGGTCGACGAACCCCTCGAGATTCAACTGGCCGAACGTTCGGCCCCCGTCGACGTCGATCTGCGCGCGCTGCGCTGGAATCGACTGCCGGGAGCCGAGGGAGAAGCCAACGACGTCGACACCGCGCTCGTGGGAAGCACCTACGCGCCGGTCTCCCTCTACGTCGGCCCGAACGCGCTGGAAGATGTCTTCAAGGCGGTCCATTCCCCCCGCATCCTGCACATCGCCACGCACGGCTTCTTTCTGACCGCCTCGGAGCAAGGACCCGGCAGCATCGAGCGCGGGCCGGGTGAATCGGCCGAGATCGGCGCCGGCGCGGCAGGGGGTATCGCCCGCCTGCGACTCAATGCGAATCCACTCTTGCGCTCGGGCATCGTGCTGGCCGGCGCCAACGATCTGGCCACCGATCCCGCCGCGGCCGCTTCGATCGAAGATGGCTGGGTCACTGCCGAAGAGATCTCTCTACTCGACTTCCGTGGCACGGAGCTCGTCGTGCTCAGCGCCTGCGAAAGCGGTCTGGGGGACATCGACACGCGCGACGGCGTGTATGGGCTGCGTCGCGCCTTCTTCCACGCCGGAGCGCACAACCTGCTGACGAGCCTGTTCAAAGTACCCGACGTGGAAACGCGGCGCCTGATGGCGGCCTTCTACCGCAGCCTGGCCCAGGGACAAACCAAGCTCGCAGCCCTGCACGCCGCGCAGCGGAAGATCCTGGCCGATCGACGCGCCGAAGGCCAAGCGGCGCATCCGTTCTTCTGGGCCAGCTTCATCCTGGTCGGCGAAGGAGAGTAG